A region of the Mesoterricola sediminis genome:
CCCCCTTGGCGAGGCCGTCCACCTGCCAGCCCAAAGAGCGGAAGTGGCGGGCGTAGGGGAGCAGGAAGCCCCGCAGGGTGCATTCGATGGTGGTGACGATCAGGAGGCGGGTCACGGCAGGTCCTCCTCGGCGGGCTCCCGCGCCTCCCGTTCCGCCAGGTACACCCCCACCAGGATCCAGAAGGGGTGGGAGGCGGAGTACTGGAAGGGGACGGCGCTGATGCCGTTGATGGCGTAGGCCAGGGCCGCCGTGGCCAGGGCCCGGGAGGCCCGGCTCCGGCTGCGGAGCTGGGTGATGGCGGCCAGGAACACGGCGAGGAGGGCGGCTTCGTAGTAGAAGCTGCCCTGCTCCAGGATGGCCACGTACTGATTGTCGGAGGGGCGCTTGATGACCATCTCGGGGGAACCGAGGGACCCGAAGGGGTGGTTGGCCAGGTAGTCGAAGGCGATGCGCCAGTATTCGGTGCGCTCCTGGAAGTTCTCGTCGGCCTTGGCGCCCTGGCTCAGGATGCGGGCGCCGGAGGTGTAGCGCGCCACCGCGGGCCCCACGTAGGGCAGGTCCTGGGCCCGGCCCAGGAAGGCGTCGCCGACCCCGGGGAGGAAGGCCACGGCCAGGGGGGCCGCCAGCATCACGGCCAGCAGGGTGGCCTTCAGGCGTTCCCTGCGGGTGGCGTGGTCCTTCATCCAGATCACGGCGTAGAGGAAGCCACTGGCGAGGAGCGCGGCGAGGGAGCCGCGGGACTGGCAGAGGAGCACCGTCAGGGCGGCGGCCACGGTGCCCACGGTGCGGGCGCGGCCCTCCAGGGCGTGGAAGCAGGTCCAGAAGGCCAGCAGGGCCCAGATGCCCAGGGAGTTGGGATTCAGGTAGAAGCCCGTGGACCGGCCCATGATCAGGTTGTCGGGCTGGTAGGTGTCCTTGAAGGCCAGATCCCACTCCCGGATCCAGCCGAGGAAGCTGGGCAGGGAGCCCAGCTCCCCCAGGCTCTGGATCAGGGCCAGGCCCATCTGGGAGACGACGGCCAGCAGCAGGTAGCGCCGGGCCCAGGTGGCGACCCGCGCGTCCATGCCCGCCCCGATGTAGCCGAAGGCCAGGTAGGCCATGGGCAGGAGGGCGGTGTACGAGGTGTAGGCGGAGCGGGCCGGGAAGTGCATGAAGGCCACGCCCAGGAGCGGCAGGAGGAAGGCCAGGAGCAGGAAGGGGAAGAAGGCCCAGAACCGCGTGTTGCGGGCCATCCGGACCAGTTCCCCGCGGAAGGGCAGGGCCACGGCGAAGAACGCGAACAGCGGCATCAGCAGGTCCATGATCAGCACCATGCCGCGCCCGCCGGTGGCGAGCTTCAGCACCAGCCGCTCCTGGTAGACGGCGGCGCACACGGCGCTGAGGAGGACGAGGTGGACGCGGATCATGCCCGGGACGCCCCCCGGGC
Encoded here:
- a CDS encoding O-antigen ligase family protein, with translation MIRVHLVLLSAVCAAVYQERLVLKLATGGRGMVLIMDLLMPLFAFFAVALPFRGELVRMARNTRFWAFFPFLLLAFLLPLLGVAFMHFPARSAYTSYTALLPMAYLAFGYIGAGMDARVATWARRYLLLAVVSQMGLALIQSLGELGSLPSFLGWIREWDLAFKDTYQPDNLIMGRSTGFYLNPNSLGIWALLAFWTCFHALEGRARTVGTVAAALTVLLCQSRGSLAALLASGFLYAVIWMKDHATRRERLKATLLAVMLAAPLAVAFLPGVGDAFLGRAQDLPYVGPAVARYTSGARILSQGAKADENFQERTEYWRIAFDYLANHPFGSLGSPEMVIKRPSDNQYVAILEQGSFYYEAALLAVFLAAITQLRSRSRASRALATAALAYAINGISAVPFQYSASHPFWILVGVYLAEREAREPAEEDLP